Part of the Streptomyces sp. NBC_01471 genome is shown below.
AGCGCACCCCGGCCAGGACCAGCAATGGCTGCGCCGTTCCACTTCGAACGCAGGAGTCCACATGCGCGGGAGTCCACATGCGCGGGAGTCCACACGAGGCGTCAGAACACCACCGCTTGACGACACTTGGCCACCGTCCCGGTCCTGGACGGCCTCATCGCCGGCGTCGGCCGAGCTGACCCGTTCGACTGGACCGGGCCCGACTTCCCCTGCTCGACCAACTTCGAAGCCATAGCCCTGCACATCGTCGGCCAGCGGATCTCCATCGCCGCGGGGTTGACCATCTTCGCCCGCGTCACCGGCGCCGCGGGCGGCGCCGTCACCCCCGAAAGCCTCCTCGCCCTCGCCTACGAAGAATTGCGCGCCTGCTCTGCCTTCCTGGGCGTATCCGGCGAAGCCGACTTTCAGACGTTCCGCTGTCGGGCGAAGGGCCCGCACAGGGCTGCCCATTGCAGGAGCAGGATGGTCTTGCCGTCGGTGATGCGTCCGTCGCGGGTCATGGCGAGGGCCTCGGCAAAGGGAAGTTCGATGACTTCTATGTCCTCGCCCTCCTCCTCCAGTCCTCCGCCCGGGCCGGTCCGGTCGGCCGGGGTGTAGGGGGCGGCGAAGAAGTGGAGGCGCTCGGTGACGGAGCCCGGGCTCATGTAGGCGTCGAGCACGTGGGTGAGCGGGCCGAGTCTGATGCCGAGTTCTTCGTCGCTCTCGCGGCGGATCGCGGTGTGCGGGTCCTGCGCGTCGAGCAGTCCGGCCGCCGCCTCGATGAGCATGCCGTCGGGGTGGCCGTTCGCGTAGGCCGGGTAGCGGAACTGGCGGGTGAGCAGGACGCGGCTGCGTTCGGTGTCGTAGGGCAGGACGACGGCGCCGTTGCCGCGGTCGTAGGTCTCGCGCTGCTGGGTCTCCCACCGTCCGTCGCGGCGCCGGTAGTCGAAGGTGGTGCGGCGCAGGACGTGCCAGCCGTGGGAGGTGAGTTCGACGTCGCGTATCCGGACGCCGGGGTTGCGGTCGAGATCGCGTCCGGCGAGGTGAAGACCGGTGCGTCCGCGGTGATCGGGGGTGTCGACACCCGGGCTGCTCGTCACACGGCCTCCTGCGGGGTGCGGCGCGGAATCTCGGCGACGTCGTGGTAGACGGTCAGGCCGCGGCGGCGGGCGGTGGCGACGTCCTGGTCGGCGCCGGCGGATTCGCCCGGCAGGCGCAGCACGGCGTCGCAATGGGCGAGCAGCCGGTCGGCGGTCGGGTAGAGCACCTGGTCGGCGAGGGGGTCGGTGGGGCCCGCGCCGGCGGAGCGGAGGACGGGCAGGGCGATCCACTCGCCGATCACGGGGAGATGTCCGGCCGCGAAGACGGGCCAGGCCGCGGTTTCCAGGCGGGCGAGGTTGGCGGCCGTGGCCTGCGGGTCGCCGTCGGTACCGGAACGGTAGGGACCCGCGATGAGGATGAGCAGGGGCTTGTCGGTCATGGCGGTTAAGATACATGCAGAATCGTGCAAGAACAGGAAGGAACGTGAATGCTGGCTGCTGAACGACGCGAGCTACTGCTCGATCTGCTCGCCCGCACGGGAAAGATCGTGGCCAAGGACGTCGCCGCCGAACTGGGCATTTCCGAGGACAGCGTGCGGCGTGACCTTCGCGATCTCGCCGCCGAGGGGTTGTGCCAAAGGGTGTACGGTGGCGCGCTGCCCGCGTCTCCCGCAGTGGTGGACT
Proteins encoded:
- a CDS encoding NUDIX domain-containing protein; this translates as MTSSPGVDTPDHRGRTGLHLAGRDLDRNPGVRIRDVELTSHGWHVLRRTTFDYRRRDGRWETQQRETYDRGNGAVVLPYDTERSRVLLTRQFRYPAYANGHPDGMLIEAAAGLLDAQDPHTAIRRESDEELGIRLGPLTHVLDAYMSPGSVTERLHFFAAPYTPADRTGPGGGLEEEGEDIEVIELPFAEALAMTRDGRITDGKTILLLQWAALCGPFARQRNV
- a CDS encoding DUF4406 domain-containing protein, which encodes MTDKPLLILIAGPYRSGTDGDPQATAANLARLETAAWPVFAAGHLPVIGEWIALPVLRSAGAGPTDPLADQVLYPTADRLLAHCDAVLRLPGESAGADQDVATARRRGLTVYHDVAEIPRRTPQEAV